In Phycisphaerae bacterium, the following proteins share a genomic window:
- a CDS encoding AsmA-like C-terminal region-containing protein, giving the protein MNSQRAPRPRFLRWVLVAAITGIVIVAAVHTVLLPVLVRHRVSQEVARHWAGMIVIDQVRIDYDGPIILEDVSLRDGQGREWAAVRRATLMLANWPGRSPDLVGLELAGAAIRLHREEGAIEAPLRVPEEEDEDQTPLRSLALHDAYVEIVDEDSSHRVVKDISLTAELAKGRYDLRLKGRPPQAPNLLTLAGTLDPNEDRLVIDRVVSDVLKGKIEADIVKRDPPDAPAEYDGKFATDALDLVSLMQTLGLPRERARGQLTLDYRFAYRGGDGLRGNGMFLIDDADLLHVPIITHILERLKLPVGQGLSKSDAGGVFSNKGAVVTFREARLANAVSAMETEPGGAVNLQTEHLDFYVIVVPIEGARKLLKSIPIINLFVHLRDRLTRVHVEGRWSDPPATLIRVEPVKDVRDATLGFLRDMVHTGGEFSRQANQDLRNLFSAMTGEGRE; this is encoded by the coding sequence CGGCCGAGATTTCTGAGATGGGTTCTGGTCGCCGCGATTACGGGCATCGTCATCGTCGCAGCCGTCCATACGGTGCTGCTGCCCGTGCTGGTGCGGCACCGCGTCAGCCAGGAGGTGGCCAGGCATTGGGCCGGGATGATCGTGATCGATCAGGTCCGGATTGACTACGACGGGCCGATCATCCTGGAGGACGTGTCGCTGCGCGACGGGCAGGGACGGGAGTGGGCGGCGGTGCGGCGGGCAACGCTGATGTTGGCCAACTGGCCGGGGCGCAGCCCGGATCTGGTGGGGCTGGAGTTGGCCGGGGCGGCGATCCGGCTGCACCGCGAGGAAGGGGCGATCGAAGCGCCGCTGCGCGTGCCGGAGGAGGAGGACGAGGATCAGACGCCGCTGCGGTCGTTGGCGCTCCACGACGCCTACGTCGAGATTGTGGATGAGGATTCTTCCCATCGGGTCGTCAAGGACATCAGCCTGACGGCGGAGTTGGCGAAAGGCCGGTACGACCTGCGGCTTAAGGGCCGTCCGCCGCAGGCGCCGAACCTGCTGACGTTGGCTGGGACGCTGGACCCGAACGAGGACCGGCTGGTGATCGATCGGGTGGTCTCGGATGTGCTGAAGGGCAAGATCGAGGCGGATATCGTCAAGCGCGACCCGCCCGACGCCCCGGCGGAGTACGACGGCAAGTTCGCCACCGACGCGCTCGATCTGGTCTCGCTGATGCAGACGTTGGGTCTGCCGCGCGAGCGGGCGCGCGGGCAGCTTACGCTGGACTACCGCTTTGCCTATCGCGGCGGCGACGGCCTGCGTGGCAACGGGATGTTTCTGATCGACGACGCCGATCTGCTCCACGTGCCGATCATCACCCACATCTTGGAGAGGCTCAAGCTGCCGGTCGGACAGGGGCTGAGCAAGTCGGATGCGGGTGGCGTGTTTTCCAACAAGGGCGCCGTGGTGACCTTCCGCGAGGCCCGGCTGGCCAACGCGGTGTCGGCCATGGAGACCGAACCCGGCGGCGCCGTCAATCTTCAGACCGAGCATCTGGATTTCTACGTGATCGTGGTGCCCATTGAGGGGGCCCGCAAGCTCCTCAAGTCAATCCCGATCATCAACCTGTTCGTTCACCTGCGGGACCGGTTGACCCGCGTCCACGTCGAGGGGCGGTGGTCCGATCCGCCGGCGACCCTGATCAGGGTCGAGCCGGTCAAGGACGTTCGCGACGCCACGCTCGGGTTTCTGCGCGACATGGTCCACACCGGCGGCGAATTCTCGCGCCAGGCGAACCAGGATCTCCGCAATCTGTTTTCGGCGATGACCGGTGAGGGCCGCGAGTAG